ACCACGTTACGTTGACGTGAAAAGGGAGCATTCTATACTCCTTGCGCATCACCTTGATGCATGCGCATTTGCTCAAGTTATCGcgaaatcaaaacacctaaacagctgcgttcagaattcgcattaggcagtatcgtagtcGTCGGTGAATTTCTGCCAATAAGcagcctgtctctctctctctcattattaTATGCATGATGGAAGCCTATTTCCCACGTACATTATGCTTTATATCCTGTAATAATAACTGTtcgagttttacgtcccaaaaccacgatatgattatgagagacgccgtagtggagggctccggaaattttgatcatctggtgttaaTTCCTTAAGGTGCACCCACATTTAAGTAAACGGACCTCTAGTAtgttgcctccaccgaaatgcggccgccacgacaGGGATTCGAACccttgaccttcgggtcagcagtggagcactgtaaccactagaccaccctggcagCTGCTTTATATCCTGTGACTAGCCTGCGAGACAGTCAGGTGGCGCTACCCTGACCTGCCTTATAAGATCCCTGTGAGCAATTTTCGTTAGCAAATTTAAAAATCCATAGCGAACTTagcaatcacacacacacacacacacacacacacacacacacacacacacacacacacacacacacacacacacacacacacacacacacacacacacacacacacacacacacacacacacacacacacacacacacacacacacacacacacacacacacacacacacacacacacacacacacacacacacacacacacacacacacacacacacaaatgccgTTTATAGTGTGAAAATGTTTTCTCACGAATCGCACTCACTATACGCGGTGAAATGACCGGAGAATTGTGATATTCACCACATTTGCCCAGTGCGGGAGGACGACGCGATTGTCGTCGAAGATCATGACTTGCAGTTTCTCCGCTCCATAACCAGCTTCAGCCAGCGCCGGCCCCAGGTCGAACTTGACGAAGTCCCTCTGCGTCTTCGGCGTGAAACCCAGCGCTTGCCATGGAAAGTAAGGCACGAAACCCACCGTGGGTTCGTTCTGCGTTGTCAGGCCCCAGATGGGAATCCCGTTACGCTCGTACTCCTGCAGAAACCTGAAATACCGCGAAGGTGCAAAGGCAGAGAAAGGAGGATCACTTGCAGGACTCGTTCGCGACATAACGATATGCAGTTAGTAGGTGTTCTAGTTTTAGCGAGTTGGTATCTGTGCAGCACGTATTAGTGCCCTACGGGAACTTCCTGGACAAATTAGCGTCTATGCTTGCTAAACATGTTATTCCAGGTGCAATGCTTGAAACGCGAAGACAggacagagaagagaaagaggagcGCCTTCCTGTCTCAGATGTCTCAAACGTCCTAGTACTTCAGCTAGCATCACTTACACTTTAAAGCGTTTTAAGTAGCTTCAGAATAATAGTAacggatgtacagtcgcgctcaatatgagttgcaacacgggagcgtgtgacCTCACaagtttaaagatttcgcattcttTCCACtaacctttatttctacaactaaacgcagTTCTGTCACTGGGGGATGTTCTCAAATCAGAAAATAATATtgagttacagaaatgaagcaagttgaagccctGCGTAGTCTTATTAAATTTGTGAAGCCACGCGCTcacgtgttgcaagtcatattgagcgcgactgtacgtactTCATACCGTGTAACTAATAGACTTCACTTCGCCACCAATAAATTCAGCGCTTGTCTTATTGAGCGCTGAAACTGCCGTTATGGAAATAATACATCGCTTACAGATACTCGCGGCTTTCAGTCCTGCATGTAGTACTGGTGCATTAAGTATACCTGACGTAGTACTTTGCCCACGCCTTGTAATATGGACCTCCTGGTTCACCCTTCAGAGTGCCACGACCCTCCAGAGTGTTGCTTGTTTTCATCCAAGATGGACTGCTCCAAGAGCTCCCGAAGAACCATATCGGCTCACTTGAGAGAGACATTGCCGTTTTCATGTACGGAATCTGCAAAGGAAGTGCCAGAGAGTATATTGAGAAGCTTGCCGCTCCACCCCAGGCAGTGACTGAAAATAACCTCGAGACTGCGTAAATGACTACTTCATagaaaataataaatattaaataaataactGTTAGCCGCGGCAACTCTTTAGGAAAAACGTAGCAACAGAAATTGGACAAGATTATTTGATATTTCGGAAGATGTATTTGAGCAGAAGGAAACAAACAGGCGATTCTGAGGTTCCTCTGGCCATTAAGAAGGGAACAAACATCTATAAATAATGTATTAATCCGCAGAATAAGTCTGCGAAGAAACAGTTTTAAATATATTGTTGCATAGAAGAATGTTCAAAAATACTTCTTCGCTGCCAGGTAGAAAGCCGGGTATTCTTCTGGTTATATTGTGTACCTCACGGATTGGTTGAGAAATGCAAAAATATGAGCATTTCGGTGTCTCTTTTATGCAGTGAAGCAATCGCGTGATTTAATTAGAAATGTGTATATAGAGCGCGTTTATGGAAGGAGAACTACGGTTTCTTTTTCTCAATCTGCGCTTCAGGTATATAGCGCACCTTTAAATTTGGCCTGCTCTGCAACATCCTGGGCTGATGTTTACGTTCCGCTACAGGTTATAGGAAATGAAAGGACGACGTGAATTTCCCAGGGCATTTTGCGGGCCTTGTTAGTTAGTATTAATAAGTTACGTAGAGTAGCGCAACACGGCAGCAACTGAGAAGACACATACATCGACCTATGTATGTGTAGTCTCTTCAGTCCCTGTCATGTAGCTCTACTCAATGTGAATTACAGGATTTGCACAGTCCAATCGCAGTGCTGGGCGAGCTAAATTCTAAACACAGGCGAGAAAGTACTGCGCACTGCGTTTTACTCACCGAAACACAACGAAGCACACTTTCATGAGCGCACTTGAGAGGAATAAAATTGGTAGGCGTTAAAGActtacttaaaggggtcatgaaccactccgcgggcttggcgtgaaaaacaccctggaatgattcggacccttcccagaaatatatagctgaaagaatttttcgaaaacctaaagaaggaccggagatatagcgatcgcaatatttaccctctcaactccctctcaactcgcttcattccggaggagagagggagcgccTTTCGAGGAGCCTCGCCCACATGCCTTACGTCACcgcgcttcaatgttgtgtggtgtcctttccgcgtaacttggcggtgttgacggctgctgctggaaactaatagttccggtcggctgcttctcgcagCGCGGTGCGGCCTATcgcgtctgggttgtaagcgctgacgcgatatatttgcattgatactgtcgttacttcgcttatgtcgcattgatattgacacttcgcattggtactgtcgttacttcgctttgtgacttcgcttatgtcgtttttccatcaaatcaaaattaaactgaaaggaaaagccggcctcgatgcagccgattggcacggcatgtacactcaatatacgcttttagataacgaactggccaaggcggcctgcctcatcgcacggaataaaatcccgtgcggagaaaacgcgacgcaaaagcaaaaaaaaagaacgcgattcgttttaagcggccgctgtgaacgggaggaaacgagataaaatgcccttcgaccttcggacggctgcagcccgcctgccgtgggcgagagcgaggaaatcagacaatcagacgcgtcggaatacaagcgaggtttgaaaaagcgtcgcgacgtatgcgcgcgccaagggaaaaaaacgcaaaaaagaaagaaacgcgagaaaagagttgttttaggctggccccagcagcgtgcggggtgcccaagcaaagccgtcatgggattaccttggcccTGTGAACgctgcttctgaactgcccagatgtgtcggccgtgtgtgcgcgttttgtgcctgcgctttgccgctggacgtgaaatgcgtggtttgacgacagtggcaatatgccttactgcgggtctACTGCGGTGCGATATGGAGTGACAAGAatgtcccggcgactcaagcgagcctgccgctgtgtatattaccaagcagatgatgggcacactgcgttcgcggtaccatcgggaacacaatggtaagtaatactaatgTTTTCTCTGTTggcgcgtccttatcgtcgctcgggcagctgaagtatcctcctgtacattgcgtcgagtgaaaagtgcaatggaaaatcgaaaaagaaagaaagaacagtcaaTAAGTTCACATAGCGatgatgtgtaatgcgtgtttagaaacatcctggaatatagcacatgcttcgatGCGCGAGTGAGTCCTTGAAAAAGAATGTTTGTACCGGCATAATTTCCTTCCTGCGagtaaagcataaatgaagcagagtgctttcaaggagtatacacgaaagcgaaaaaaaaaaaaaaagccgctattatcacgctgttatgtaatgaagtgtgcattgaggccaaatttgttttctgtttatgctgttttgATGCTTGATTTCCTTGTCTTGATCCTCCatctcgatgtcaatttgtgcgcgttgacatgtggcataatcgtcacataattttgaccatttgatgaaacataattatggccatatgatgtgacagacatctgctaagtgacagtgtgtgttgtgaaaaacatgcattttatggtattgtcacttcattagtcacatatcagcactggaacttaccagggttacatatgcatatttatagcctttaggagatgtattagttatgcaaggttattttaatcacattgatataagccacttgaacctgttgaaccaccttgttgaatcaccttgtttctttgctctcgttattttgttttgaattatgttgccatagtgtttattatctgtaCACAGTAGTCTcattgttgacacaatttctgacaaggtgaaaacgctggcattgtgtccaggtcttcttttgtcctcattacaagtatgctgttaattttttcatgaatcaataccaaagtTGCCtaatattcagtcctaaacagagcagctgtggttgctcaagaatctagtgtccaacgtgtttaaatacgaagtgaacatcactaacattcacacccttttacactataatgctaacttaactgacatcgaaatctacccaaatggtggtacacaggacaagagtaacacttctggtgttgtttcgcatttctttacctatGTGTATTTTTCGGcctgtgtacttgaaaagttgacaaggaactacttagcagcctcacgattttgcatttgtttcacgttttgttaaaaggtccgcaataagtatagtgaagtgtgagtccttcgcgagaaattcatttttatggacacaaaGCTTAATGAACCTCTTctttgtatcattttcaggaagacatttctggcaaagcagcaagagttgctcgcccactgcttgtgtacgagacactgtattgtgggaacactccactgtgcctcattgtacactatctcgaacatttcttacagcatttgggcaaatactcggattgatgcagagtgttatgcatgatactgcgtgcaacctttccagtagcatgtgcatttgaaattttcgcattgttcaaaatgacacttagtggaactggctttattcagctaactttatcctaaaatggacagctgggcgagttgatgtgtattcatagttaaagaaagtgcgaaaaaaaaaaccccacagcacagagaaatgagaatgaaaggcacaggatgatgcgctactagcaactgaagtttaatgcaaaccgcaGGAAGATAtacacacagtatgaaaaactacaaaattaaagaatcacgcagtctcagaaagagtaaaaacatgtctaaaaaagccaagcacgtgttaaacttcagttgctagtactgcgtcatcctgtccccttcatttctacgtctgttgtggttttgttttcccactttcttttactatgaacttaagtcctgactgctttacagtctctataagtgtgtggtcaaattttattcaacctcatggcatatcaagtactaggatccaatgtgccaagccatcagccactatttataagaaatttttaattttggccACATTTTTGCCTAATATCAAGTTCACcttgaagccataatgctgggcttaattttcaatgtggtaattatacataagccatgaagtgaggaactaaatatgaagaactttaagttgcagatgacACTAactggcatggatatattgtaaacatagatgtactaattatgcataatagaagtattggtacattgtagtcatgtgataacaccaacaagttcccaagcataattccagaaatttacgttagttttcagatatctgtgagcaaatatgtgcatcaataTACGTATGAAGGCCgtgttgtcattttgtgggcattgctgaatgcttttataaattgtgataagtggatctacaatcacttttagacttttctgcaggaaactcaactgtatgatcatgtgcgacatgttttgatgccatagtgcaaactaatgcaataaaaatactggaacatgcctatctgcatggttgcatatttctcaaaagtaaagctagccttattgtactaatttagttgccttcatgtgtaggctgacaccaagttccttgtgcatcccatttctttggattgtgcttagatactggcactgtgaagtgcacatatcaatatgcattatgaggaggttttacacactactttcatgttgctttactgttGTGAATTGTATATAGTActtgggctgtactgtatatgttgttccatgtgttcagtactgggtgcaggttctgtgcacaaaaatggaaatatacatatgcttacactgacatgaggactgcttctgttttgattccaataaaatagtgcaaacactgttgcttgtatcagttgaggtatgactatttgttgtgcatgcaaatggaagaaatgaacttctgcatgcaatacaaattggtgaaacactgctcgctcaatgtaacggcctgtgttttattaccaaacaagtagaacagatgatttacacattagaacacattgtggaagagaaataggtgacaggcaattaggcaacaagtcatcactgtgttctaacgtaggtttGGTGATATTTCAAttatcgtagcataattgaaggtgcctgttgtataagtgaacttcaacataatgtgcaggtggacgagggagtgcacatatgaccgagtttttccagCTTTGTCCcgatttgctatagtcctcgtgtttctgtgttatgtatgtgacattctgaattgtgaacaagccacCCTGTCTACTGgtgtgaatatagtatactagcaattcaagcgaaccattattttctaGAGAACAGCTGTTTtattgaggaggactgtaatacatttttttttttaattcgttctgcgtcatctgtgcacagggaatgccaagtacacatggacgttcacaagggtgaagtgcaagtgcattaacttttttatttggcgggagacatgtcactggtaaatttttgtagtgcttgaccaacgttactagattagcttgatatcggggcacgcttttggcattcgctttaatgCGGTgatgtgatgcttaacaataacggttaattagtaagatagtaggtagtctacgagtatgaaagcaactaaatacaaaatatcagttatagagaaccactgtatgccacgctaaagcgagAATTGGAAATAAGTgctcattgcggaaatagattatcgctcagctgctcagaaggcgctgttgcccctgcgtgcagctcccgacagtaggcgcgctttaaatgcacctgATGTAGGcgtacaatatccttgtaactgtggcatctgcgtgtgtaacttttatatcctgtgggagcggcagccgcgagcgcgccgacggtaggagtgaacgatggacacgggcacgcttgccgctcgcgctcagtggccgttgatagtgagtcgcggccgagtcttggaatgataaagacgtgttgctcagtgcacggggagatcgagcggccgtgttcAGCGTCTCGTCCTCGACTCTGAgaggttctgcgcggcggctggcccagacccctacaatgcaaacacaggcggtcttaaaacagctcagaacacgctgctgccactggacgcgtgcagctcgcggctgaaatgactaaaattgccccacagcatacgcccatgaaatgcagatacgttcggccaactgaagatacctttgtcacgctggtattcacgagtttctggcgagcgaagcattgtacactcaagagggcacacgtttatcatttttataacggcacgacacgacgaaccgaataATTCGGAtccgaacaggggcgtagccaaggggggggggggttgggggggctcaaacccccccgaaatttttcagttttgcttgcgtatatatacacgcacacatacaaacgcacgcacgaacatacataaagtatggttgaacccccccgaaacaaatttctggctacgcccctggagccgaaggtgttcacttcggcctgcatgacgccccagaaattatgtagcttaaacacaggccgatggttgttctttgatgaggactggaagcaaaagtactctcagtgagttgacagtggaattcaggttccCCGTCGCACACCAagtgtatggggtggcatgcttgacgtggcagcccgtctttgaggcgcccatgatgcgggggcacagatgggccagcttgttgggtgcggaaaaaaccacaggtacatcgtacctgtgagccacctttttcaaattgtggctcaccttatgcaagtaaggcacaacaaccggccgttggccgctccgctcaccggccgttggccgctcgggggtggtgtatgaaataccactaacttgtgggaagtcctatgtgggacaaacgggcagatgtgttaatgaccgcatgagggaacacgcaaacaatctaaagaaggatttcactgcgcacctttcggcgcattgtaagacctgctcgtgtgccaagatttaatgatgtgaggattctgggcagaagccatgataaaacggcgcgtgaacttctcgaggctttctacatcaaagagaagaatgatgattgcgtcagtcagatgtcagtcttcctgtacaatgcggaacagaattttttcaaatctttgatatgatacccccccccccccctatggtttgtgacgttgcgtttgcgtaTTGGgaggtgtatatatgtgccacaatcttgcagtcttcattaaagttgtgagtagcgcctgtcccgtcggtttgtgttccttactttgtggtatgtgtgtttttagcgctgcattatgtcattcagcaagtaccaactcgcccaacaacacgttcttcgccacacacaagttttgtaaggtttgaggccagtcatgacgtacaagactaatcgaaacaagcgaggcacaagaaactgcgataccgaaaaggtcgtgcggccaaatttaagttacgctcgaacgtccgcgggcgcaccgagttcagcagacgacagttggcttctaccggaagtgagtcaccttttcgaaaactcgcaacgaagtttttccattTTTTAACCTGTTTATTcaactacaacaactattatacaaagtgtcaacgagaacaagcgcatctgatccaaacaccgctcttgatttatgtcggctattggccaataagcatgctatgtctcttgcgacgtaaactgacagatccgcgacgtaaacggacagacgccccgcccaccgacgagagtgagaaccggcctctgtttgaaaagagggtgcctgggaaaACGGCaatttcgcgctccgcttgtggccattacgcggcgcgcacgactgtaatatttggcagagcagttcatagccgtgtcagctttccgcaggatgtgttttttcaacaagcccaagtggTGCTTCATGACCGCTTTAACGGGGAACAGCGGCCCACTTTTTCTTCCAATAACCTCTCTTCAGCGCTGCGTCATCGTCAATGTGACCATCTAATGCCCTATGACGTAACTTTTAAAATCAAGATTTCACAGGAGTGAAGTCAGTGACGATATGATAATAACTGACATCGTCAATCACTGCGCCAACGTTTTCTAATTCAATGTTAATTTTACTGATCGAATTTCTAGTTACCTTGATTTCAAAGTCTTCCGGAGCTAGCGTGAAATTTTTGAGCTCCAAGTCTCCAGGAGTATCGTCATATGTGTACTTTCGTTCAGAGAAATCGCAGCTGGCCAATGGAATCCTGCCGATGGTGTACGCAAGTCCTGAAAACAGAAATAAGTTATAGCTTCCTAAAGTTGATAGAATTGATTACACAGCACGAGGAGCCCCCATGTAAAAGAGGTTGCAAGTTTGCGAGAGCAAGAACAGATATCGAATCCCTAGAAGGTTTACTGAATACCCCAATGCTCGCTGATGTTAGCTTGATGTTTGTTCACTGCGGCTTTTCTTCCACCTTACCCTACCCTTACCCACTCACTCCCCACTCCACAACTGCGTAGAAACTGTGTTCCATTGCACAATCACAGTATTCCAAATAACCTCGCTGCAATTACCTTCATTTCCCCGTTTACAGTCGCCAGTTTCGCGCTTGACACCtcagaaaagaatttctggcCTAGAAGCACTGCCAGAAAGTATAACCATATAGTCGTTACCTTCCTTCGAGTAGTATGACTTGAGGATGTCATCTTGCATGTTCGTAGGGAGAGACTTGATGTTTATTCCTGTGGCATCGGTGAAGGCACCACCGAATCCGAACACCTCCTGATACTTTCTCGACGAGTCGACCACAAGCAGCAACGTGTCGTTGTCTGGAAAATATATTGAAATGGAAATAGAAACTACAGGGGTCGAAACGTCCCTCGAATTTGACGCTACACTGGCGAGCGTATATATTTTCTCTGCAACACTAGATTGACCAGATAAACTTTAGCCTCACATAtcaaaataacggcgagctatttacatacaccatttaccgttggcggtacgcagatctctAAGGTGCTTTAGCGCGGCAAAGGATTGTTCActgtcacccgcgagatggcgcaaaggcccAAAGGGCTCGCTTTAAAGGGCGTCACCCCGCATGTCTTTCGCCGGAGTGGGGCTGCGCTTCTCTCGCTCCGTACTTTGACGTCGAGGGCGTGGTCTcctgtgctcgcgcgcttatctcttgagggggtcCAGCAGGGGGCTCATAGCTATGTGTTGTGCTCTCATTGCGAAGTTTGCTTTGGCACCATAGACCGTACGAAGGtaatttcgctcgctgcagcggtcgttTTTGCTAAAGGAGCGAGCTGATAGCCTTTCTCCgtatgacatcccaatttgttgcCATTGCATtaattgattcgcccttgcgacgaaactgtgactttttttaaagcaAGCCTTTTGATTAGGTAATATTAAACGTGCATCTAATTCATATTCCTCGATACTCTGATTGTACTGTTGTATCAAATAAGTTACGCTGTTAATCTTATTCTATTTGATGCATAACTAGAGGTGTTAGATATACGTGGAGATAAGTAAAGTCTTACAGCAATGTTTAAGGTGTTTAAGGCATTGTTCATTTCGCTGCTCGGAGATGTcatgacgaatggaaagaaatgCTCTTGCCGTGTCAGTTGCGCGTTCTCATAATTTGTTTCTAACTGCTTTTATACTGTGAAATATATTTAAGTGCACCTAATAAGTTATTCTCAAAAAACGCATTGGTCGAACAAGGCAAGCGATATTAAATTCAGATTATCAAACTCACAACATGCAAGAAacgaagcgaaacgacaaacatAAGAGAGCCAAGAACACTCAGCAGAGCTTAAGTCACCTATTGCACGTGACTAAAAAGCAAGAACTAATCTGCTGTGCACTTTCTAACCTAAGTTTTGAACATACGCAGTGGGTCCGTTacttgtctgaaaaaaaatacgGCAATAAGGTATGTAAAAGGCTACAACTATGCAATTTGAACGACGAAAATACTGCTGAAGTAATAAAACGCAACTGACCAGTCTCTTCACCGAATGGTAGCATGGTCTTGGTGAAACGCTGGCTGGCTTTGTTGCTCTCGAACGCAACTGCTGCTCCGTTGGGAAGGGGCCCGATGTCACCGATGAAGTCGCAGTAGGTGGCATTGCATACacacacaatgcttccccgtccatAGTCACGGGGCTGGCATTGGGCAGCTACGGCTTTGGATTTTAGTTTAAAATAGGAAGGCGAGCGTTATTTAACGGAGCATACTTTAGACACGCATGAGAACATGAAATAATTCGCTAGAGCGGAAGCTGAGACACTGCATCATATCTATACAGCATGCAGTCGACAATGAAATGATATTTTCCATCTTGagagcagggaggtcaaccagaaaaacttcctgttggctaccctacactgggggactaggaaaggggaatagaaagatgagagagagagaaagattatGAACAAACTATACAAAAGCACATAGAAGAACACTCACAATGGTGGTGAATCGGGCTAGTTGCTTGTTCATGACTGTAAAAtgacagcgcaaaagacgacggacgaacacacagagacataaacagcgctcgtttgtctctgtgtgttcgtccgtcgtcttttgcgctgtcaTTTTACGATCATGAAGAACACCCACGTACTTAGTCCCAGCTCAATACAAAAACGTGTTCACTCAACACGAAAGTTtacaaaacacaaatattcacGCAAATGAAATGCCCACAAGTGAAACATTCTGTGAGATGTCACAGCCGATCATGTCACTTGCGAATTGTCTCTTAAGTACCGCACTCTAACAGCAACAGTTATGTTTTCACAGAAAAATTCTGCACAAacaggagagggagagagaaattgAAA
Above is a window of Rhipicephalus sanguineus isolate Rsan-2018 chromosome 3, BIME_Rsan_1.4, whole genome shotgun sequence DNA encoding:
- the LOC119385841 gene encoding putative glucosylceramidase 4, whose translation is MGLPKQLSVRTSQVKGYIAANNRSFTLAGVGELLDEAIALVTAENWARDCAHVVRLKEEAWEQDGAIESTLDSIIITLGSDSSSCSDSSVSELSDNDTLLLVVDSSRKYQEVFGFGGAFTDATGINIKSLPTNMQDDILKSYYSKEGLAYTIGRIPLASCDFSERKYTYDDTPGDLELKNFTLAPEDFEIKIPYMKTAMSLSSEPIWFFGSSWSSPSWMKTSNTLEGRGTLKGEPGGPYYKAWAKYYVRFLQEYERNGIPIWGLTTQNEPTVGFVPYFPWQALGFTPKTQRDFVKFDLGPALAEAGYGAEKLQVMIFDDNRVVLPHWANVVLGDAEAAKYVHGVAVHWYTDNFFGPWVLDKVHENFPDKFILATEACAGFMPFVKDKVILGSWERAEHYASDILEGERPLERERLWRALRRLAAGVTERLLLDAAEVLEVALELRELAPLGPRERLRPR